A segment of the Alkalinema sp. FACHB-956 genome:
CACGGCCTGAGCCGAGGGGGTGGAAATGGCCACCACGACATTGGGATTATCCCCGGCAAACTTCTTGGCAATCTGGGCCGCCAAACTCGGGTTGCCCTGGGCGCTTTCCCACTGCCATTTCAGGGTTTGATCGGGCTGATAACCCGCCTGGATCAGTTCTGCCTTGAGGCCATCGCGCACGGCATTGAGGGAGGGATGTTCCACAATTTGGGTGACGGCGATCGCAGGGGCCTTCGCTTGTCCCGGCGTTGTCGCAGTTTGGCCACAGCCGTAGGTGAACAGTCCGGTGAGCGTTGTTGCTGCGATCGTCGATCGCCCCAGGAATAAGGGCCATCTAACGGGGCGATCGGACTGCGGCTGGATCAATCCCAATGGTTTCATCATCCTTCCTCTCAATGGCGTAGGGGTCGATCGGGGAGGCGGGTTTGGCAACTAGGTGTTCACAGATCTAGGTATTCACAGATCACCTGAAGATTCGGTTCCTAGGCTCGCACAGCTTCCAACAAACGGGAGAAGTAGAACCGAGTTTTGGTCATCTCATTGCGATCAATCTTCCAGCCCTGCTCTTCCAAAATCTTAACCACATAGGATTCCGGATGGAGGTAAGCGCGGGTGGCTTTGCTGGGCCCTGGGAAAAAGTCACCAATCCGTTTTAGCAGCGAATAACAGAGCGTCTTGGGCGCAAAGCTGAGAATTAAGCGCGATTCTGCTAAGGAACTGAGGTGGGCAATCATTTCCCCCGCCTTGTCCGGTGGATAGTGGATCAGCACATCTAGACAAATCACCGTGTGGTATTTGCCGTCTAGGGTTTCCAAATCCTGGGCATGGAAGCTGACATTGGATTGGGCTTCCCCCAGTTCTTGGGCAGCCCGTTCCTGGGCCTCACCGACCATTTTTTCGGAAATGTCGCTAGCAAACACCTTTGCGCCGGCCTTGGCCAGGGGAATGCTGAGGCTTCCCACGCCACATCCTGCATCACAAATGGTGAGATCGCTCACATTGCCATCTTCTTCAATCCAACGCAGTACATGGTCGATCGTTTGCTGGTGACCTTCGCGAATGTCCCGTTGGACTTTGTTGACTTCGTCGGTTTCGCCATAGATTCGTCGCCAGCGATCGAACCCTTTAGAGTTGAAATAGTCTCGAACAACGGTTTTATCGTCAGCTACGTTCATATATCCTGCTTGTGGTCTGATCCTCTCAATCAGATAAATCCTATCAGGAACCGACCAGCCCAACCGCCATAAATCTCTTCTCCACCGCTCTCTTCTCCGCCGCTCTCTTCTGGCCATCGCTGACCAACCTTAAATTGATCCGCAACTTATACAGCCGCACATAAACTTACACCACAACTTACGCCGCCCCACATCCCAGACGTAAGGGTACCGCCCCATTACCAGACCCATTTTTTGAGAAATTTTTTTGAGAAATTTTTTTGAGCACACTGATGCCCTAGCTTTTGAGCAAACTGGTCGCCCGATCGTCACAGCTAATTTCAGGCAGAGTACTGTATACCCATGAATGCCCAGCGATGGATACCCATAGACATTACTCAATGTCAAGACTATCACACCCCTCTCATACAAACTTTAAAAACAAATAGACTACGGACTCAAACTATTCGAATAATTTTCATCCTCTTCCATCCACTGAAAACCCAGTCATCAAAGGGATTAGGAAAAGTCAGAAAAAAATCCAAAGGTGAAAAAACTGCTATTTCCTAGAAAAATCCCCGCAATTTGGTGGAAAGAGCCTTATATGTTCTGAAAATACCAATTATTCAGTGGAAATTGGTAACACGATCGGTATAAATACTCCTTTAAACAGGTTAAGTTTTCATATAGAGATTGTATTGATCCCGTTTTTTCATCTATCTTGAAGAATAAGCAAGAATTTCCCCAGGTAAAACTTGAGGCAACATAAATGTTTAGTGTTGCCATAAGTCATTTATGGTGTTTTTTTGCTGTGACAAACTGATCTGAGTATCTGTGGGGCACTGAGTGGGTGCCCTTTTTATTTTGCCTCTCTTTCCCCCATGCTGTAGAGTCCAGTGATACAATTTTATATTTTCTGTAGAAAATCACCCTCCAATTTGGGACATGGTTCGGGTATACAGTCCTGTCGTTCCCGATTCCCGTAGCTTGTAGTTAATTTCTGGCTTGAGATCAAGCAAGGCTTTAACCTGTTCTCGCAGGTGCTCGATTTCAATCCCTTGGCGCAGTTGACTCCGCAAATCAATCTGCCCCATTTCATTCAGCAAGCAAGGACGCAGCCACCCATCCGCCGAGAGGCGCATCCGGTTACACCGATCGCAAAAGCATTCGGACATCTGACTGATAAAACCTACAGTTCCCTTGGCTCCGGGAATTTGGAAGATGTCGGCGGGGCCATTACCGCGCACCTGGCCCGTGGCTAATCCCCAACGATCGCGAATCCGTTGCCGCAAGTCCTCAGAGTTGATCCAGCCCCGATCGTGGAACAAATCATGGTTACCGATCGGCATAAATTCAATAAACCGCACATGCCAGTCCCGATCGATCGTTAAGGCGGCCAAATCTAGAATTTCGT
Coding sequences within it:
- the bchM gene encoding magnesium protoporphyrin IX methyltransferase, which encodes MNVADDKTVVRDYFNSKGFDRWRRIYGETDEVNKVQRDIREGHQQTIDHVLRWIEEDGNVSDLTICDAGCGVGSLSIPLAKAGAKVFASDISEKMVGEAQERAAQELGEAQSNVSFHAQDLETLDGKYHTVICLDVLIHYPPDKAGEMIAHLSSLAESRLILSFAPKTLCYSLLKRIGDFFPGPSKATRAYLHPESYVVKILEEQGWKIDRNEMTKTRFYFSRLLEAVRA